The following proteins are encoded in a genomic region of Vanessa tameamea isolate UH-Manoa-2023 chromosome 4, ilVanTame1 primary haplotype, whole genome shotgun sequence:
- the LOC113403949 gene encoding uncharacterized protein LOC113403949 isoform X2 — MVMVRKYERMSGRQSWSEEEMAKAVAAVVSGKMGYKLAARTYHIPRSTLQRRASKVRYQQPDDPKPLMGHYRRVFTESQEKDLVGYIKSMEKFFMGVSRRDIRELAFQYAEDNNLNHPFDVNTRMAGEDWVRNFLKRNPELLHKSEKDYELEPVNFDQFYHFMCQSS, encoded by the exons ATGG TCATGGTACGGAAATACGAAAGAATGAGTGGACGCCAATCCTGGAGCGAAGAAGAAATGGCAAAAGCCGTGGCAGCCGTGGTGTCTGGCAAAATGGGTTACAAACTCGCCGCCAGAACCTACCACATACCACGATCTACACTCCAAAGGCGAGCTAGTAAAGTACGCTATCAGCAACCCGATGACCCCAAGCCACTAATGGGACACTACAGACGTGTATTCACAGAAAGTCAAGAAAAGGACTTAGTCGGGTATATTAAGAGTATGGAAAAATTTTTCATGGGCGTTTCCAGAAGAGATATTAGAGAGCTTGCATTCCAATATGCCGAAGACAACAATCTGAACCACCCTTTTGATGTCAATACTCGGATGGCAGGTGAAGATTGGGTAAGGAACTTTTTGAAAAGAAATCCAGAGCTGCTCCACAAATCAGAAAAAGATTATGAGCTGGAACCGGTTAACTTCGATCAGTTCTACCACTTTATGTGTCAATCATCATGA
- the LOC113403949 gene encoding uncharacterized protein LOC113403949 isoform X1 produces MRCAVANTTVMVRKYERMSGRQSWSEEEMAKAVAAVVSGKMGYKLAARTYHIPRSTLQRRASKVRYQQPDDPKPLMGHYRRVFTESQEKDLVGYIKSMEKFFMGVSRRDIRELAFQYAEDNNLNHPFDVNTRMAGEDWVRNFLKRNPELLHKSEKDYELEPVNFDQFYHFMCQSS; encoded by the exons ATGCGGTGTGCGGTCGCCAACACG ACAGTCATGGTACGGAAATACGAAAGAATGAGTGGACGCCAATCCTGGAGCGAAGAAGAAATGGCAAAAGCCGTGGCAGCCGTGGTGTCTGGCAAAATGGGTTACAAACTCGCCGCCAGAACCTACCACATACCACGATCTACACTCCAAAGGCGAGCTAGTAAAGTACGCTATCAGCAACCCGATGACCCCAAGCCACTAATGGGACACTACAGACGTGTATTCACAGAAAGTCAAGAAAAGGACTTAGTCGGGTATATTAAGAGTATGGAAAAATTTTTCATGGGCGTTTCCAGAAGAGATATTAGAGAGCTTGCATTCCAATATGCCGAAGACAACAATCTGAACCACCCTTTTGATGTCAATACTCGGATGGCAGGTGAAGATTGGGTAAGGAACTTTTTGAAAAGAAATCCAGAGCTGCTCCACAAATCAGAAAAAGATTATGAGCTGGAACCGGTTAACTTCGATCAGTTCTACCACTTTATGTGTCAATCATCATGA
- the LOC113403949 gene encoding uncharacterized protein LOC113403949 isoform X3: MVRKYERMSGRQSWSEEEMAKAVAAVVSGKMGYKLAARTYHIPRSTLQRRASKVRYQQPDDPKPLMGHYRRVFTESQEKDLVGYIKSMEKFFMGVSRRDIRELAFQYAEDNNLNHPFDVNTRMAGEDWVRNFLKRNPELLHKSEKDYELEPVNFDQFYHFMCQSS; encoded by the coding sequence ATGGTACGGAAATACGAAAGAATGAGTGGACGCCAATCCTGGAGCGAAGAAGAAATGGCAAAAGCCGTGGCAGCCGTGGTGTCTGGCAAAATGGGTTACAAACTCGCCGCCAGAACCTACCACATACCACGATCTACACTCCAAAGGCGAGCTAGTAAAGTACGCTATCAGCAACCCGATGACCCCAAGCCACTAATGGGACACTACAGACGTGTATTCACAGAAAGTCAAGAAAAGGACTTAGTCGGGTATATTAAGAGTATGGAAAAATTTTTCATGGGCGTTTCCAGAAGAGATATTAGAGAGCTTGCATTCCAATATGCCGAAGACAACAATCTGAACCACCCTTTTGATGTCAATACTCGGATGGCAGGTGAAGATTGGGTAAGGAACTTTTTGAAAAGAAATCCAGAGCTGCTCCACAAATCAGAAAAAGATTATGAGCTGGAACCGGTTAACTTCGATCAGTTCTACCACTTTATGTGTCAATCATCATGA
- the LOC135194702 gene encoding uncharacterized protein LOC135194702 gives MELVEAQNPALETATEDDGYENILRFWNRQTEIESTTTEIVINQEFRENTTPQEEKKKGRKRKRNEQSWKQNKAKSLRNAGKQYISKKNKTSKSRSVQSPCSDKCSEKITAEQRQTIFDAYWNLGQVDAQRSFIISCMTDITPRYKYTNARNPRNCNQAFHNLFEGQSVRVCKTFFIKTLDISDRVIRTVKDKIDKHGFLSRDRRGQHINHIRIDEQLIKDIKEFIDAIPRIESHYIREYSTREYIDGGKTISDVFRDFEEAQNKNKKAAGRYCTFYKKFTQDYNILFFRPRKDQCDLCLQYKNSTPEQKLLLQESYDTHL, from the exons atggagcTTGTTGAGGCTCAAAATCCAGCTTTAGAGACGGCAACAGAAGATGATGGATACGA GAATATTTTAAGATTCTGGAATCGGCAAACCGAGATTGAAAGTACAACAACAGAAATTGTGATAAATCAAGAATTCAGAGAAAATACTACACCACAAGAAGAAAAGAAGAAGGGAAGGAAACGTAAACGAAATGAACAAAGCTGGAAACAGAACAAAGCTAAAAGTCTAAGAAATGCTGgaaaacaatatattagtaagaaaaataaaacaagcaaaTCTCGTTCTGTTCAATCACCCTGTAGTGATAAATGTTCTGAAAAAATAACCGCAGAACAAAGACAAACAATTTTTGATGCATATTGGAATCTTGGTCAAGTTGATGCTCAAAGAtcgtttattatttcttgtatgaCCGATATAACCccaagatataaatatacaaacgcTCGTAATCCAAGAAATTGCAATCAAGCATTCCATAACTTATTTGAAGGACAATCGGTACGTgtttgtaaaactttttttattaaaacattagatATTTCTGATCGTGTTATACGCACAGTCAAAGACAAAATAGATAAACATGGATTTCTATCACGAGATCGGAGAGGACAACACATCAACCATATAAGGATTGATGAACAGCTAATAAAGGATATAAAAGAATTCATAGACGCTATACCACGAATCGAATCCCATTATATCAGAGAATATTCTACTCGTGAGTACATTGACGGCGGGAAAACAATTTCAGATGTTTTCCGGGACTTTGAAGAagctcaaaataaaaataaaaaagcggcTGGTAGATATtgtacattttacaaaaaatttacacaagattataatatattatttttccgaCCTAGAAAAGACCAATGTGATCTATGTTTGCAATACAAGAACTCGACACCTGAACAAAAGTTATTACTCCAAGAATCGTACGATACccatttataa